The sequence TGTATGCACATCATCATCAGATTTATCCAGCGGTCGTGGAAGCCCAACTTCACCATGATCTTTTCCAAACAAGGCCACTCAACGCGGTCAAAGGCCTTACTCATGTCAAGTTTGATTGCCATGAGGCCCTCCTTTCCTTTCCTACGTTGGTTAATGCAATGCATTGTTTCAAATGCAACAAAGACGTTGTCGGTGATTAACCTGTCTGGCAGAAATGCACTCTGAGACATGCTTATGATATGGGGCAGAATCTTCTTAAGCCGATTTGCCAATACCTTGGAAAAGATCCTAGAAAGCACATTAGTGAGACTTATAGGGCGGTAATCCGTGACTTTTTGAGGATTGTTTCGTTTTGGAATAAGGCATATATGGGTGGCATTGATGTCGGGGGGCATAACACCagagtttaaaatattaagGACACAGTCAGTAACATTAGGACCAACAATATTCCAAAACTTCTGATAAAAAATGGGTGGCATACCGTCCGGGCCTGGAGATTTGAGTGGATGCATTTGTTGGAATGCAATCCGCACTTCGTCGGGGTGGAATTCCTTGGTCAGACTGGCATTCATCTCCGATGTCACTTTGGGCTCTATAGCTTGCACCACAGAATCAAAGCAAGAGGGCATGTCAGATTGGTAGATGCTTTGGTAGTAATTTAGGACAATTTTTTCGATATCCTCATCACTCTCCAGCCAGTTTCCGTGATCATCTTGTAGTCCTAAGATGGCATTTTTCTGTCTCCGTTGGCTGGCTGTGGAATGGAAGAATTTGGTGTTGCGATCACCCTGTTGCATCCATAAAACTCTGGATCTTTGCCACCACATGTCATTCTCCTTGTCAAGCAGATCATTAATTTCCTTGCGGAGTAGTGCAATATTCTCTACGAAGTCATGCAGAGTGTTCAGAGATTCAAGGTGCTGAAGTTGTTCCTGTTTCTGCTGAAGCTGCTTATTAACATGACCAAATACATTCGTGTTCCACCAACGAAGTTCATTTTGACAGTTCTTGATTCGGTCCTGCATTGTTAGATCTCCAAAAGGGTTGGTGGCGTCCCAAGCGAGCTCAACAACCTCTCTACACCCCGGGTCCCTAAGCCACATGGACTCAAAGCGGAACCGAGGCTTCTTTTTACGTTGGAGCTGCTTAGTTTTCAGGTGTAGGACGAGGGCACAATGATCAGAGGCAGCCATGGACTTGTGATAAACCATTGCACCCTAAAACAGGTTCATCCACTCTGCGTTAGCCACCATTCTATCAAGACGTATAAGAGTTCGTTGCGAGCCAAACCTGCCGTTACACCACGTGTAGTTTGAGCCGCTGAAGCCCAAGTCTTGGAGATCACATGCATCAAGAGCGTTCCGAAAGGCCATCATTTGATCTGCATTTCGCTCTGCCCACCCACATTTTTCTTCAACATGAGTTATTTCATTGAAGTCTCCGAATACTAACCAGGGTAGGCTTAGCTGTGAGTGGATGCATTCTAGTAGCTTCCAAGACGTGTGTCTCTTTTGAGTATCCGGATGGCCGTAGAAACCGGTAGCTCTCCAACGCATGTTTGACGTGGTATTTGTGACGACTACATCAATATGAGAGTTTGAGTATTTGTGCGTCCAAACATTAGTGCCTTCCTTCCAAAGTAGAGCGAGACCTCCGCTTTTTCCATCACTCGGAACAATGATTCCCTGCGTGTAATCAAGTTTAGTTTGAAGTCTAGATATGTGAGAAACCTTGGCTTTTGTCTCCACGAGGAAGATCAAAAGAGGAGCTTCTGCCCTGACCAGTCTGGTGAGGGCTCGAACTGACCGAGGGATCCCAAGCCCTCGGCAGTTCCAAGATATAATACTCATTGAGCTGGGCGGGGTTGCATTGCAACCTCCGCCAAACCGCCATCCATATTAGACTGTTCTTTCTCATTCTGCG comes from Castanea sativa cultivar Marrone di Chiusa Pesio chromosome 3, ASM4071231v1 and encodes:
- the LOC142628413 gene encoding uncharacterized protein LOC142628413, translating into MSIISWNCRGLGIPRSVRALTRLVRAEAPLLIFLVETKAKVSHISRLQTKLDYTQGIIVPSDGKSGGLALLWKEGTNVWTHKYSNSHIDVVVTNTTSNMRWRATGFYGHPDTQKRHTSWKLLECIHSQLSLPWLVFGDFNEITHVEEKCGWAERNADQMMAFRNALDACDLQDLGFSGSNYTWCNGRFGSQRTLIRLDRMVANAEWMNLF